The genomic region GCCTGTTCTTCTGTCGCACCGTTTTCCATCTGGAACTGCAATTTTATACCTGCCGATAAGGTTCCTATGGCCTTTTGAATTCCGCTGCTTAATAAACTTCCTTTCAATACATTTGCCTCGTTCAGGTATAAAGCCACTGATGAACTTTCACCTTTCAAGATTTCTTTTTCAGTTCCTGCAGGAATATATAAGACTGCATCCACATTACCTTTTTCAAGGCCGCGCCGGGCATCCTCCAGGCTTATATAACTCCTGTTTATGGCCGCAATAGGGGTAGCATCCGTCATGTTGGCCATTTTACGCGACATCATGGTGTGGTCCATATCCACAACGGCAACCGGCAGATTTCTGGGCACATTGGATGAAAAAATCCAGGTGACAAGTAAAAAACCAATCAATGGCCCAATGCAGACAATGAAAAAATAGGGCCATTGGCCAAATAAATTCTCTTTCAATTCCCTTTGCACTACCCTCCAAAACGGACTCTTACAATTCATTTCCATAACCTTAAATATTCTTATCTCAACTGGTCAGCAGTGAAAAATAAATACAGGCAAAACCATCCTGCTTAACGGCCTGCGATTATTTTTTCGAAATTTTATTCCAATCTACCAGGGCACTCATGCCCGGGCGCAATCC from Bacteroidota bacterium harbors:
- a CDS encoding ABC transporter permease, which gives rise to MEMNCKSPFWRVVQRELKENLFGQWPYFFIVCIGPLIGFLLVTWIFSSNVPRNLPVAVVDMDHTMMSRKMANMTDATPIAAINRSYISLEDARRGLEKGNVDAVLYIPAGTEKEILKGESSSVALYLNEANVLKGSLLSSGIQKAIGTLSAGIKLQFQMENGATEEQA